GCTGAACAGTTATTTGATCAAATGGTTTTGTTTGCTGAATATTGCTTTAACAAAAGTCATTCAACAGCTTATGGCGCGGTTACTTATCAGACTGCTTATTTGAAAGCACATTATCCTGTCGCTTATATGGCGGCATTGCTTACCGTTAATGCTGGCTCGACTGACAAGGTTCAAAGATACATTTCTAACTGTAATTCAATGGGCATAAACGTAATGCCTCCAAACATCAATACCTCTGGTGTTGATTTCACTCCAAAAGATAATTCAATTCTTTTTGGTTTTTCGGCTGTAAAAAATTTAGGTGATGGTGCAATTAGAAAAATTATTACCTCTAGAGATAAAGATGGCGAATTTACTTCTTTAGCACAATTCTGTGATCGAATTTCACTTAGTGCTGTTAACCGAAGAGGTCTTGAGGCCTTGATACATAGTGGAGCGCTTGATTGCCTTGAAGAAAATGCAAATCGCGCTCAGCTTATTGCTGATTTGGATTTAACTATTGAATGGGCTTCTTGTAGAGCAAAAGATAGAACTAGTGGTCAAGGTAATCTTTTCGATCTTTCTACTTCCACAAATAATGAATCATCACCGACTGATGATTTTTCATCTGCTCCAAAGGCTAAAAAAGTCAACGAGTACCTTCCTTCAGACAAACTTAAACTAGAAAAAGAGCATGTTGGCTTCTATTTATCGGATCATCCTTTGAAGCAACTTTCAGAACCTGCAAAATTGATTGCTCCTATCAGCCTTGGTTCTTTAGAAGATCAAAAGGATAAGTCAAAGGTCAGTGTGATTGCAATGATTCCAGAGATGAGAGAAGTTACAACTAGAAAAGGTGACAGAATGGCGATTATTCAACTAGAGGATTTAACTGGTTCTTGTGAAGCGGTTGTCTTCCCAAAAAGTTATGAAAGATTATCTGATCATTTGATGGTTGAAACGAGGTTATTGATATGGGGCAGCGTAGATAGGAGAGATGAAACTGTTCAACTGCTAATTGATGATTGTCGAGAAATTGATGATTTAAGATTTCTATTGATTGATCTTCGTCCTGAGCAAGCTACTGATATCAATGTTCAGCATAAATTAAGAGAATGTCTTTCGAAAAATAGACCTGCTAGAAACGAATTAGGAGTTCGTATCCCAGTTGTGGCTTGTCTTAAGGACAATGATAATACTAGGTATGTAAGATTAGGTGATCAATTTTGTGTAAAGGATACTGACTTGGCTTTAGATTCTTTGTCAAAGAATTCCTTTATTGCAAGATCTAGTAAAAGTCTTGTACTTTAAAAAATCTTTTAACCTGCAATATCTTTTTGACTAGTTTTAAATGCATCTTTCATTCTATTGATGTTTGGCTTTATATTCTCAAAACCAAGAAAAGTGCCTGGGGTGAAATCCCAACTGGCTGAAAGTATTCCATAACTTAATCCTAATAAGCCAACAAGAAAACAAATTGCTGAACTTACTAGAGTGAGTGTTGGAGATATTTCAGCAATACCTTTACTTATTAAAAAATAACTTCCAATAAATACTCCCATGCCACTTAGGGTCGGAATACCTGTCGTAAAAGCAATTCTTCTTGCCATTCTATTTGCTACATAGCTTGGAATACCTGACTTCTTGCTAGCAGTTTTTAAAGATTTGTTTTTAACGATTTTTGGAGCCGAGTCGTTGCCGGAGAATCCTATTTTAACTTCTTTAGGTTGATTCTTTTTGTTTCTTTTCTCACCTTTCATTAGCTTCCAGGAATCTAATAGTATTTATTATCCTCTAATAGCTAATTTTTCTATAAGCTCTGTATACCTTTTTTCACTTTTGGTTCGTACATAACCTAAAAGTCTTTTGCGCTGTCCAATCATTTTAAGCAATCCTTGCCTTGAGGAGAAGTCATGGATGTTGCCTTGAAGATGTTTGCTTAATTTTGAAATCCTTGTAGTAAGCATAGCCACTTGAACTTCTACTGAACCAGTATCAGTTGGATGTACTTGATGTGTGTTGATTAGCTTTTGTTTCTCTTCTGTGCCAAGTGACATTTGTTTTAGCTTTTCTTATTTATCAATTCTAATTTAATCCCTAGCCTTCTATCAAGTAC
The sequence above is drawn from the Prochlorococcus marinus str. MIT 1013 genome and encodes:
- the rpsO gene encoding 30S ribosomal protein S15 — encoded protein: MSLGTEEKQKLINTHQVHPTDTGSVEVQVAMLTTRISKLSKHLQGNIHDFSSRQGLLKMIGQRKRLLGYVRTKSEKRYTELIEKLAIRG
- a CDS encoding PAM68 family protein, with the protein product MKGEKRNKKNQPKEVKIGFSGNDSAPKIVKNKSLKTASKKSGIPSYVANRMARRIAFTTGIPTLSGMGVFIGSYFLISKGIAEISPTLTLVSSAICFLVGLLGLSYGILSASWDFTPGTFLGFENIKPNINRMKDAFKTSQKDIAG